Within Salvia splendens isolate huo1 chromosome 21, SspV2, whole genome shotgun sequence, the genomic segment ACGTGTGTAATGTGTAGATTAAGTATAATTTGGAGGGGAATTACTTTTATGACGTCCATCTATTTAGGAGTAGTTTAAAGTTTAAACGACTTTTGAAGAAACTTCTTTGAactaaattgtttaatttcttCTTTTGCAACACTTTTTATTAGTCAATTTATTGCCCTCGCGTATGTTTCCATTGCATATTGATTATTGCTTTCATATTCGCATAATGTCTTGCTTTATTTGTTAATAgagttttacatttttttttattacttagGGACTATTTTGACTAGTTGAAACTTACGGTACCTTGATGTTGAATTATGACAATCTTTGTGCAAATTTGCTAATGAATTATGTCAATACATACGCATCTAATGGatacttttttttctatctatttttacattttaaacatATATGTGTCGAGCCAAAGTGAGACATCTAATCCAAACGAAGTtagtaaatagtagtactacattaTATTGCATGCAGATCCACataatatatatactccattcaaTCAGCAATATATGTTCCATTTTGATTTGATAAGATTTTTAAGAAAGATGAAGAAATATAAATGCAAAAAAGTTACTGTAGCGAGTATCTTACCTTTATATAACACTCcattcgtccataaaaaataatctcattttgtcattttagggtgtccacaaaaaatagtcttatttcaaaaataaaaactttttctcgtactttaccaatttctcattaaaatttatGCCGGTCACAAATgatactattttttatggaaaaaTAATCTTACGGATCTTTATTGATATAAGTGCCTTTTGCGTGAAAAGACAGTATAATTTGATAATCAAACAATATTATTAGGGATATTGACGTTTGGTAtcatgaaatttttttaaaatttattttttatattaatattaaacgtgaatataatattatgaatttaaatagatgttgaattttttataaaaaatttcttttttggaaAGTTTCGTAATTTAAATAGACgttgatttttttatgaaaattttcttttttggaaagTTTTGTAATATTTGACGTCAATATTCCTTATTATTATGGAAAACTAGTATTTTTAAAAGACTTTGATAATCATGCACGGCACAATAAGTATTGGGGTCAAACTTATATTTCACGATCGTGTATGGTTCAACGAGGgtgattaaataaatatactaatttaatataCACTATATTAAATAGGGTcatgttaggttgagattttttagcttaatcgAGAATTGCGATGCATTTTGagccactcatccacaacattttcgaaatatcaactgcaagtagattatgtcaactcgggggtattatcgtcaatagtctgcacatcaaatgtcaatagcctacacatcaaatgtcaacaatttatagttgacattatatgtgtatagttaacatgaattgtatatgtagttgacattatatgtgtgtagttgacatgaattgtatatgtagttgacaaaaaataaaattttaaaaaattaaaattaaaaaatatttattgaataaaatgattGAAATTACCATTTTGCtcattcataattaattaatctaatgaTGTTTCCATGTAGCAAATTctagaccactcatttaataaaaatgaatggctgataatgcatctcaattttcaattagactaaaaaatttcaattgaTGACCACCCATATTAAATAATTGAAGCAATGAAAGACCAGATTGTATGGGGTCGGTATTGTTCATATTTAACAATATATAATGAATAtccttttttaataaattttgtcCATGTTATTCGTGCACGATAAAACAATTATAGTCGAGATTCGAATTAGATTGGTGAAAACTATAGGGTTGTCACTTTAAAAGCATTTAGCTGTCAATAATATTATCAATTCGATTATATTATTTCACACCTACCATTCAATATTTCCATTGTTTAGAtactaaatttaattatttcacaACTACCAttcaatatttatattaataatggGTAATGTAGATGTTATTTTGTACTTCCTTCGTCTCATCTCAAGTTATTTATATTCTTTTTAGATTGACTCAATTAAATTGATAGTacattttttacaaaaattaatatttttatatttctttttcttatttttttctcttttctacattattttctcttttatttttatatacttttcatttttaaattttttttatatattttcctATTAGTAGTTTatttacttttcattttattgtaaaaaaatTCTCTGTAACAGATTAGATCTTGTCATCCATTAACAAATATCTAATCATTTTTGTCTCTGTAttactttaataattttaaattaaaattcaccATCCAACAGCAATAGTTTTGATACCGGTAGGATGTggtaacaaataaaataattgttgaAGGGTATCTCCAAATTGCAAGTTGTTAAGGATCCTGTATTGGTGCACGTGAATGAACATATATGGTTGTcctttaaaataataaaataataataattattattattattcccACACGTTTTATTTAGTGTATATATCATCGTCCACACGGTGATCTATCGtactttaaaattaaaacattctTTCTAATTATTCAATTGACACGCTTTTGGGTGATAATTCAATTTTTCAGTTATTTTTAGTTAAACGAAATTTGAATCGAGTTAATCAAAATTGAAGCCAAACCTAactaaattagaattgaaattgaatCGGAGTAACTGAATATGAATTTCAGTTATTTCGATTTTCACCTAaacaaaaataatcaatattCACCATGAGCCATCAATTGAAATATgtaaaaaatatgattaaacCTTAGAACTAAAAAATGAATATCAAACTTCATTTCTAGTgctgtcaaaatggatatcgggaattggatacccgatatccGAACCTGAAATATCGGGTAATTGGATACCCAATACCCAATTTTTCGGGCTTCGGGATCGGGTTCGAGTATAGGATTTTTGGATTATTGGGTATCGGGTAATCCGATATCCGATCGGGTATACCCAAATTATCTGAATTACccgattttttaaatttcttttaaatttaataaattatgtatctattttattatttaaaaaattacccaaaatattatcattaggggagctattttttaaattcatttacaaaattcTTGTAAGATTTCCGAGTTGTCAGCTACGCAGGTCAGGCGGGCCCAAATTCGAGCATGGTGTTATTGATCATATGAAAATTCTGAATATGTTGTTTGATATAAGCATGTTGTTCACAAAAAATCGAACAACTACAAGCGAGGCAATGCAAAGCATTTAacttactactactataattctATGAGTAAAAATGCTTCAAATATATAGGAAATCTTCTAAAATTGAAGCTTGAGCACGTTCAAAACGATGACAAACAATACACTGCAAATCTCGAAATATTACAGTAATACAGATATTTAAAATAACTCAAATAAACATTAAAGTGAAATAACAACAAATTGAGGAAGTGGTGAATGGGGTAACTTTTTTTGTTCTTTCAAAATTATCAACTTCTAAGTTGATTCAGTAGAAGGACCACCAGGTTTATCTGATTCTGCTGGATCTCTTGCTGTTGTCTCTTGTAATTTTGTCtgagaattaaaaaataataggaACAACTATTAATCTATTGTAAAATCTCTTTGGAAagaaaatttaatcaaataaatTTCTAGAAAGATAATGTGAGCATGTTTTTAAACATTAAGTTGGGATGTTAAAGAAGAATTGATACCTCAACGTTAAGCTTTGGCTCCTCTCCATGTTTTTCTTTAGCTGAAAAATAGGTTATGAAAATTATAGAAAAGAATTTGACACTAGAATATTTTAAAGGAAAATGCTGTTACCTCCTTTGCTTCCACAAGATACTATGTCAACAAGATTAAATAAACCTTTCTTCATGTTTTCCACAATCTTAACCATTTCCACTTTCCgatgagagagagggagagagagatgtTTTCTTGCAATTTGTTGAATGATTTTATTTCTCTATTACAGAACatggtatttatataaacatttttcttgaaaaaataGCTGTACATACATGACCAAATATCagtttatgaaatatatttaattcataaaacaatttacagatgtaataataatattaattattatagtaggagtataatttaacaAGTAAAtagtagaaaaaataaaaatattctatGAGATCCAAAATTCTAATCATGCTTTTGTTTTTGTCTGCTTTTGTTGCTTAGAAGAAAAGGGTTGGTATACGGCAGATGCAACAGACTGGTATAATAGTTTTATTTAAATGAACTatgcaaataaaaaaatatgtatatgtatgAAATTTTTGCAATAAAGCTTCCGATTTCCCTATATCAAACTATAGGCTCGTTTCTCTTTATATTCAATCGATTCGCATGTTCCACTCTCTCATAAGaacactattttttttataggtaaagtttttattaaattaattaggttAAGTTATAAAAACtccatacataaaatacacacacaaaatacataaaagCACGGAATGTGGGCATAGGAACATGGGCAGAGGCCCAACCCAACTGCCACATTATTAGAGTGTCATAATTTATAGGATTGATAAATAAGTTGTTATCAAATAATTGTCATGATTGTTTATTTcatgactttaattaattagtttaggACAACTCAAACAAGTTGTCATAATTTGTGTGTCTTGGATATTTATAGGATTGATACAATAGGAAAAACATAATTATACATATTTGAAATAATTCGTGAGGACATAATACAATAACAATACAATACGATAACAATTCATACAACgaaacaacacaacacaacacctATACAATGTCCCATCTCTCAAAAGTAAAAAATCGACACATAAGTAAAccctaataattaaaataggagttaaaataatttaaaaaaatgatactactCTATTAATTAACTTGAATGACACACCTCATGATCAAGTGAAAATATGTTGAATTAAAGCTTTATTGTGAAAGACCATAAGAAAGTATCTATACATCCGGCAAAAAAGATTATAATAGCAAAACAGTTCATCTCTTCATTGCCTAAAAATGATGAAGAACAAAATTCTTATCATCGTAAACCTAAATTAAGGAAATAAAAGTACAGAAAATGTCATAGTAATATATTTTGCTCCGATGTGAAGCAAAATAGATTATTAATTCATGATCTAATGAAGAAAATACTCAAGTCGAGTTCGTTATCTCCGACACCATCGGGACTCAACATGTACAAAGTCTCGAAATCTTTGGATCCCACCACTCTATCAAATTGCCACCGCATGAACGACATCTCCCCGTCGCTGCCTTCTGCCTCCGTCCGCGGCGGTAGCACCCCTGCCCCCATCGACATCCCTTTTAGCAACTCCATCACGTGTAAATCCTCCTCGGTTGCCTCCCTTCTCACGCCACCACTACATGCACCAATAAATAAACCAATAAATATACGgataatagtcatttaaatcacTTTGACTCATATAAGGTTTTGAAAAACTAAAAcgttcataatttaatattttatattcaaaatGATCAGATTGAccagaatttgatcaaatttcacGTTAAAAAAAGTTCAAGACGATATACCCGTTGTTGACCCCATTAGCGTACATGGTCCACCGCGGCTCGTCGAGCAGATTGATCCTCTTCTCCTTCCCCCTCTTGTCGCACTCGAGCGCGATCCGCAGCATCCCGTGGCTCAGCTCCTTGTGCAGGGCCTGGGTCTGCATGGCCAGCTCGACCACGAGCATCGGCACCGTGCTCGGGTTGGTCTGCACGGCCAGGGTCACGTGCCCTTTCCGGTACCCGAAGAGCGTGCCCGTCACGTGGGCCCCGCCCCCGTGCTTGCCCACGTCAACGGAGAGGCGGGCGCCTGGGATCTTGACGACGGGAGTTATGATGGGGAGCGATCGGAAGACGTTGCGGACGGCGCGGATCACTTTGGGCTTGTGAATGTGTTTCTTCCGGGAGGTGGCGGCCTGGGCCAGGGTCAccggcggaggcggcggaggtggtggaggaTCCCCCATCAAATTCAATGAGAGGATCCGCCAATTAATGTGGTTTCAGAGGAATTTAGgtgttagtagaatgtgaatgGGGTGGAagattaaatataaaatgtatcctaattatagaataataaatattaataaagttGAAATAAATGTTATTGTTACACTTATTTTAGGATGCTTTTTATTCTGAACtttgaaaagaaaattaatatttttcctCTACATTGCATTCGGGTTGAAATAGATGAATGGATGAAGTGGAGCTAATATTCTAAGGAAAGTGTGAAACATCTACTAGTATAGAAAGGTAACCATAAGCCTTTCAAGCACGTATCAACGGGGAAAAGTGCACgtctataaaaaaaatggtcGGGTAATGGAGGTTAGGGTGGAGCAAAGAAACGAAGAACACCTCTTTGGCCAATACAACACAAGCGGGGAGGGCGAGCCCGTTCTAAGTGAACACAAGTGGAGTCGTGATACTATCTTATATCATAGCATATCCTAATTATTTAGTTGCTTATttgattcaccatatctttccaatttaaatttagatattcgtttcttattcaataagttatgatagtattataaataggagaaattatatcattttatcaaacaaTTAATGAAATCTATATTTTCGCCGACTTGTTGTGCATTGTGAAACCCTAATCAACTATTGCTGCTCTCTTGTTGTGCATTGTTGCGCCAGATTAATCAACGGATTATGTTTCTTGTGCTCTCTTTACTTGTTGAGGGAAGACGTCCCTTAACAAGTCGCTAGTGGGTGACAGCACGACGTCCTCATCGGAAGAATTAGAGTGGCATACAAGACAACGTTGTGGGCTTTGTACGCCAAACGATACACGAAAACAAGTCTACCATAGATAAAAGACAATGAATTGCAATGGCAACAACAATAGGGATTAATCCCAATATaggttttttaattgaataattaattaggttttaaattatggaattttcTGATTTAATCAATTAATTTTACATTTGAAAATTACAGATATATTTGAGAGGTTTTTTCCACCGATTAAGCGAACTGCTCTGCTGCAAATCTTCTCTCAACTTTCTTCTTCACCTCACCGCTTCTATGCCCTCCACCTCTCTCTACCtttatctctcctatttctgTTTCCCCCTCTATCAAGTTGACTGTGTGCCTAATTGCATAAAAAGATACCAGTGTTAATTTGACAAGCAAGAAATGTCGGATTTGGGGGAAGAATTTATCATAGAAGGCTACAAAGTTGCGTGGCTAATTTGGATCCAACTTGTAGTGATGTTTCTTCTCATCATTCTCCTCTTCTTTGGCTTCAGCGCATTTACTTTTGAACCTTCCACTTCCTCAACCGCTTCGCcggcctccgccgccgccgcaccaCCGCCTCATCTCAATAATCCTAGTTCATCCCGTAGGAGAGATAAGGTGGTTAATCGAATTCCTGCTCTTCTTAAGTTGCTCTTTCTTAGGTGAAGATTATAATCTTTAATTGAGAATTGGGTGAATTGAGAATTACTGCAGAGATGTTTTTATCCTTGAGTTGGTTTGAATCTCTGTTTTGATTTAGGGCTTGGAATGAAATGAATGGCTGATCAAATTGTGATTCGGCATGAATTAGATAGGTGATTGAAGTTCCATAAGCAAATGAAACCTAAAATGTTGTCATTTTGCTTCATTTGAATTTCCTTTAAGTTGATGATTGATGGCATTTACAGTAGTTGCTTTTGATTGAGCGATTGTTTAGTAAATTTCTTCCTCGCATTCGTTTAGTAGGCAATATTATTCTAGACTTAGTTAATCCCTTTTCTTTACCTTAGAAATGCAGCTTCAGTGTTTAGTAGAATCGAATCAATGTATCGACATTTAAGAATTTGTTAGGGTCTGGGGTAAGAGTGATAAAATATGACGGCCATTTTACTACTTCTACAAAGTTTCAGATGGAGGGCCGGTGTGGCGAAAGCTATGGTTTCAGGGAGTGGAAATTGGGAAGATCATATCCCATCTTTGTGTTCCAAGTCCGAAAAATACGAAAGATTGAGAGGAAAAGTCGGGAGTTTATATCTTTGCATGTTCTAATACTGACATTAGGCGCTCTTATACTTATTTTAGGATTCGGTAATGAGAAAGAATTTAAGTTTCTGGTACATAAACATTGCTGATGTGATCATGCCAGTATTTCTTGTTCTGTAGTTGGTGAAGCTGACGTATCTATGTAAGTGGAAAGCATCTTAGATGCTTATTTTTCGAGAATAAGATGTTTGCCACCATACCGAGATAGTCAGATTTACATAAAGTGGAAATCTACGGCCATAAATAATCTTTTGTGAAGTAATTTTGTATATTCATTTAGTGGCTGTTTGGTTCATTAGATTAAATAATCATGAGATGTAATCTAGGATAGACAAAGATGGGCTTTGTCtaagattaaatttgtattgCATTTTATGTTGGATTATGTTTAAGATGTAGATAAGACTATAATAAgaataaattaatacatttatctcatttttagtagaaacataaaataattgatttttttattaatcataatttaaacttatttatttaatgtttgtttTTCTGTGATATAACTGTATACAGAAGGAGAGGTGTtggtagagagagaaagggaagGAAAATAGAAGAGGGgagggcggtggtggtggtaaaAGGAGGCAGACAAAATAATCGGAGGGTAGAGGGTGAGATGAATTGTCTAGGATTAAAGCTAGTCAGTCTACTGTGGATGCGAGCCTTGTCGGGCCTAGACTATATGTTGCAGGCCTTGATGGCATAGAAATGGACAACCGAACAACACACTACATTCCATCTTTGATTGAATCATGCCATCCGAACAGGGGCTTAGAGGTTGTCATGTGGTGGTCTTTCTTCTTGGCCTAGTCTGTTTGGGTTTTAATATCCAGATTCATTGTA encodes:
- the LOC121784512 gene encoding protein MIZU-KUSSEI 1-like, with the protein product MGDPPPPPPPPPVTLAQAATSRKKHIHKPKVIRAVRNVFRSLPIITPVVKIPGARLSVDVGKHGGGAHVTGTLFGYRKGHVTLAVQTNPSTVPMLVVELAMQTQALHKELSHGMLRIALECDKRGKEKRINLLDEPRWTMYANGVNNGGGVRREATEEDLHVMELLKGMSMGAGVLPPRTEAEGSDGEMSFMRWQFDRVVGSKDFETLYMLSPDGVGDNELDLSIFFIRS